In Nicotiana tabacum cultivar K326 chromosome 17, ASM71507v2, whole genome shotgun sequence, one DNA window encodes the following:
- the LOC107793940 gene encoding transcription termination factor MTERF5, chloroplastic-like has translation MISLMQVRTPNPKLAFLSRTRLPLYRIELSFPQKVFFCRAKYSESEIDGSFNLRVVPSNLVAAEKEEAKAVLTLFLKKHGLSNALSARVINKSEPFIDHLVSRLHSVHKSRYLVGRELTTLEIRDALIPYLEALHEEYGSILVDVVESFPNPPVLEKIEETIEKVPLPVTPASPPSAVLDSKKLKALARVSDIGPTGKLPPHILYLVELGMDIERIRVITRKFPAFAYYSLEGKIKPVVEFLLDLGVPRSQVPTILSKRPQLCGISLSENLIPTMAFLEELGVDKEQWAKVIYRFPALLTYSRPKLRATVDFLYEMGLSAESVSKVLTRCPNIISYSVEDKLRPATEYFRSMGVDVGVLLYRCPQTFGLSIEANVKPVTEFFKDKGFSMAEVAAMISRYGALYTFSLAKLILKWNFFLTMGYPRAELVKFPQYFGYSLEERIKPRFAIMTQTGVRLLLNQMLSLSEDAFNKALKRKLKKLLDN, from the exons GATTGAACTGTCTTTTCCTCAGAAGGTTTTCTTTTGCCGAGCGAAGTATT CTGAATCCGAAATAGATGGTTCTTTTAACTTAAGGGTGGTGCCCTCAAACCTTGTAGCTGCAGAAAAGGAAGAAGCAAAAGCTGTCTTGACATTGTTTCTGAAGAAACACGGTTTAAGCAATGCTCTTTCAGCAAGAGTTATCAACAAATCAGAGCCTTTTATTGATCACCTCGTCTCTCGGCTGCATTCTGTTCACAAGTCTCGCTACCTCGTAG GACGAGAACTAACAACTCTTGAGATTAGGGATGCTCTCATTCCATACCTTGAGGCACTCCACGAGGAATATGGAAGTATTCTAGTGGATGTTGTGGAGAGCTTTCCGAACCCACCTGTTCtggaaaaaatagaagaaactaTTGAAAAAGTACCTCTTCCTGTCACACCAGCTTCACCTCCTAGTGCTGTCCTCGACTCCAAGAAGCTGAAGGCTCTGGCACGAGTCAGTGATATTGGACCGACTGGAAAGCTTCCTCCACATATTTTATACCTTGTTGAGCTGGGCATGGATATTGAAAGGATTAGAGTAATCACACGCAAGTTTCCTGCTTTTGCCTACTATAGTCTTGAGGGAAAAATCAAACCAGTAGTTGAGTTTCTCCTTGATCTTGGAGTGCCAAGATCACAGGTTCCAACCATTCTCAGCAAAAGGCCTCAACTATGTGGAATTAGCCTCTCAGAGAATTTAATTCCAACGATGGCATTCTTGGAAGAACTGGGCGTTGATAAAGAACAGTGGGCTAAAGTAATCTACCGGTTTCCTGCACTTCTCACTTACAGCAGGCCTAAACTGAGAGCAACAGTCGACTTTCTTTATGAAATGGGTTTATCTGCTGAGAGTGTGAGCAAGGTTCTAACCAGATGTCCAAACATCATAAGTTATAGTGTGGAGGACAAACTAAGGCCTGCAACTGAGTACTTCCGTTCAATGGGGGTTGATGTTGGAGTTCTTCTCTACCGATGCCCTCAAACTTTTGGTCTTAGCATTGAGGCCAACGTTAAGCCTGTTACTGAATTCTTCAAGGATAAGGGGTTCAGTATGGCAGAAGTTGCTGCAATGATTTCAAGATACGGTGCTCTATATACTTTTAGCTTGGCTAAGTTGATCTTAAAATGGAATTTCTTTCTGACCATGGGTTATCCAAGAGCAGAATTGGTCAAGTTTCCTCAGTATTTTGGTTATAGTTTAGAAGAGAGAATCAAGCCCAGGTTCGCCATTATGACTCAGACGGGTGTAAGGTTGTTGCTGAACCAGATGTTGTCACTGTCGGAGGATGCTTTCAATAAGGCTTTgaagagaaaattgaagaaattatTAGATAACTAG
- the LOC107770136 gene encoding sister chromatid cohesion 1 protein 2, whose protein sequence is MFYSQFLLSKNGALRTIWFAAHFHKRLKKDQVQQTNIPSSVDKILKDGAPVVTYRILGPLLLGVVRIYSKKVEYLLHDCNHFLVKLGDFATHKRSTSKLSALRIEGLRAPNCSIKRPKKFELDTFELEVLEDQNASSGHVASREEIMLSDAWRSEQTRFGLSSKNEEDVSRSESLTTDHTPVRDVCSPHLMDKDVHFRPSLGSGHSAALWHLNGTRFSLEERFEPMTFGDLDFQMTSDKTADHQTDEQMKESNAGNLVNEEHFFEKRSSLEEHAEPMIIVDTEAGTNISQQSEKIRQPIGLLKHPDTGGDLDDEGPAGVGESFSVEKQQKKNAEASSSRKGKDRTEHDRSVSLCIDVHPEIKLSGSTSPDFISVRTPATKERTRISRKRRCIFDESIVIPNKVYKRWIGDANDLVCKRRKAPHTSYLARKVHKISSLPQSFEEPLIPCGDSIDIISAICKIRSTRDGPAETVEVPPHEEIPGSPNTLRYGEQIPGSSATSMQEDIPIAPLSSLREDIPESPGKLRCEEQIPIAPAPPLHVGIPESPNTLRYDGEQTPIAPATPVTGSSSLRFHDMQGISRSHNEPASSTESTKEGAPQMEDQELEMDLMDEEINSSEGDISEKYKFSLRTRKVARFLLENFLSRKGKEKVEVVNLSSLLQGKTKKQSSRAFYEILVLKSGGWIDVRQDDAYSSILLRELPRLKQTFEAKGIHSKS, encoded by the exons ATGTTTTACTCTCAGTTTCTACTTTCAAAGAATGGGGCTTTACGCACCATTTGGTTTGCTGCTCATTTTCATAAACGCCTCAAGAAGGACCAAGTTCAGCAAACCAACATCCCTTCTTCTGTTG ATAAAATTCTGAAGGATGGAGCTCCTGTGGTTACTTACAGAATTTTAGGTCCCCTGCTCCTGGGTGTGGTGAGAATATACTCGAAGAAAGTAGAATATCTTCTACATGATTGTAATCATTTTCTTGTTAAACTTGGTGATTTTGCAACTCACAAGAGATCAACAAGCAAACTATCAGCTCTCAGGATTGAGGGTCTGCGTGCTCCTAACTGCTCTATCAAACGACCAAAGAAATTTGAACTGGATACTTTTGAATTGGAAGTCTTGGAAGATCAAAATGCAAGCAG TGGTCATGTGGCATCTCGTGAAGAAATTATGCTTTCAG ATGCTTGGAGAAGTGAGCAAACACGCTTTGGCTTATCTAGCAAG AACGAAGAAGATGTCTCTCGTTCAGAGTCTTTGACCACAGATCACACTCCAGTTAGAGA CGTATGTTCACCTCATCTGATGGACAAAGATGTTCACTTCCGCCCATCACTTGGCTCAGGCCACTCGGCAGCGCTGTGGCACCTTAATGGGACTAGGTTCTCCTTAGAAGAGCGCTTTGAACCTATGACATTTGGGGACCTTGATTTTCAGATGACCTCTGATAAGACAGCTGATCACCAGACTGATGAGCAGATGAAAGAGTCTAATGCTGGGAACTTGGTAAATGAGGAGCACTTTTTTGAAAAGAGGTCATCATTGGAAGAACACGCAGAACCAATGATTATCGTAGACACTGAAGCAGGAACCAATATTAGTCAACAATCTGAGAAAATTCGTCAGCCAATTGGGCTCTTAAAACACCCTGATACAGGAGGGGATTTAGATGATGAAGGACCCGCAGGCGTTGGTGAATCATTTTCCGTGGAAAAGCAACaaaagaaaaatgctgaagcatcTTCCTCTAGAAAAGGGAAGGATCGGACTGAACATGATCGTTCAGTGTCCCTCTGTATTGATGTACACCCAGAGATCAAGCTCTCAG GATCTACATCACCAGATTTCATATCTGTTCGCACCCCAGCTACCAAAGAGCGTACTCGGATTTCAAGGAAGCGGAGGTGCATATTTGATGAATCTATCGTCATCCCAAACAA GGTATACAAGCGCTGGATCGGTGATGCGAATGATTTGGTATGCAAGAGAAGAAAAGCCCCTCATACCAGTTATCTTGCACGGAAAGTGCATAAAATTTCCTCACTTCCTCAGAGTTTCGAGGAGCCTTTAATTCCTT GTGGTGATTCAATTGATATTATATCTGCAATTTGCAAAATTAGATCAACAAGGGATGGGCCTGCTGAAACAGTAGAAGTTCCTCCGCATGAGGAAATACCAGGTTCTCCTAATACACTCAGATATGGGGAACAAATACCTGGTTCTTCTGCAACATCTATGCAGGAGGACATACCCATTGCTCCATTGTCATCTCTGCGTGAGGACATACCTGAATCTCCTGGTAAACTCAGATGTGAAGAACAAATACCTATTGCTCCTGCACCACCTCTGCATGTGGGTATACCAGAATCTCCTAATACACTCAGATATGATGGTGAACAGACACCTATTGCTCCTGCAACACCCGTCACTGGCTCAAGCTCGTTGAGATTTCATGACATGCAAGGAATTTCTAGATCACACAACGAACCAGCAAGTTCAACTGAAAGCACAAAAGAAGGAGCACCCCAAATGGAGGAtcaagagttggagatggattTGATGGATGAG GAGATAAATTCATCTGAAGGGGATATCTCAGAAAAAT ATAAGTTTTCCTTGAGAACAAG AAAAGTTGCCAGATTTCTGCTTGAAAACTTTCTTTCTCGAAAGGGCAAGGAGAAAGTAGAAGTTGTTAACTTGTCCTCCCTTCTGCAGGGGAAAACAAAGAAACAGAGTTCAAGGGCATTCTACGAGATACTG GTTCTGAAATCAGGAGGATGGATAGACGTGCGACAGGATGATGCCTATAGTAGCATTCTTTTGCGAGAACTTCCTAGACTAAAGCAGACATTTGAAGCTAAGGGCATCCACTCAAAGTCCTGA